One Dioscorea cayenensis subsp. rotundata cultivar TDr96_F1 chromosome 15, TDr96_F1_v2_PseudoChromosome.rev07_lg8_w22 25.fasta, whole genome shotgun sequence genomic region harbors:
- the LOC120277629 gene encoding uncharacterized protein LOC120277629 yields MCGSAKEAWDILAKSYRGVERVQKVRLQTLRSAFELLRDGEHGQRGGIYISISQDKKSVEVVQFAQEEDFEDHALLMVSNDKEDYNFNTWYLDTRCTNHMIGKKELFVNLDESVQKVVKFADNSIIPVMGKGRILIQLKNGDHQFISDVFYVPGMKNNLLSMGQLLEKGYRMEMKNGHLTILGEKVVMSSLIRVMSKNRMFRIDIITDIYHCFSAIFKDASWLWHLRFGHLNFRSLKLLAQKNMVNGLPLLDHPEQFCEGCILGKQHRNSFSTKNNGMLLTL; encoded by the exons ATGTGCGGATCTGCAAAAGAGGCGTGGGATATTCTTGCAAAATCCTACAGAGGTGTTGAAAGAGTTCAGAAGGTGAGACTTCAAACTCTTAGAAGCGCGTTTGAGTTGCTACGAGATGGAGAACACGGACAACGTGGCGGAATATACATCTCGA TATCTCAAGACAAGAAATCTGTAGAAGTAGTTCAGTTTGCACAAGAAGAGGACTTTGAAGACCATGCACTACTAATGGTTTCAAATGACAAAGAAGATTATAACTTCAACACTTGGTATCTTGACACAAGATGCACCAATCATATGATTGGTAAAAAAGAGCTTTTTGTGAATTTAGATGAATCAGTACAAAAAGTTGTTAAGTTTGCAGATAATAGCATCATTCCTGTTATGGGCAAAGGTAGAATCTTGATACAATTGAAGAATGGAGATCATCAATTTATCTCAGATGTGTTTTATGTGCCAGGGATGAAAAACAACCTGCTGAGTATGGGACAACTCCTTGAAAAAGGATATCgcatggagatgaagaatggtCATTTAACCATTCTTGGCGAGAAAGTGGTGATGTCATCCTTAATTCGAGTTATGTCAAAAAACAGAATGTTTCGCATTGACATAATAACTGATATATATCACTGCTTTAGTGCTATTTTTAAGGATGCATCATGGTTATGGCATCTCAGATTTGGGCATCTGAATTTTAGAAGTTTGAAATTGCTTGCTCAAAAGAACATGGTGAATGGATTGCCTTTACTGGATCATCCTGAACAATTTTGTGAAGGATGTATTCTTGGAAAGCAGCATAGAAATTCCTTTTCAACTAAGAATAATGGCATGCTTCTCACCCTCTAG